The window TCAATTGTCGTGAAAGAATGTAATGAAGAAACATAACCGAGACGGTATGAGACTCCGTCTTTAGTACTTGGCCAAACTATGAAGCACTCAACATCGTCAGGTCCTCATCCTCTAATGCACTCTTTATCACTTCAATCCAACGGAGATTGAAATAGTTGTTAAACTTTTTCTTGCCACTGGGTTCGTAGCCTGTCTCAAACAATCTACTTGGAAGCTTTAACTCGTCCATAACAAACCTGAAGAATGGAAAgtaagagagtcaaagagtgaaGATGGTTCACAATGTCATAtgcaatatataaatgaataatgAGCTAAACAGGGTAAGAACCGGCAACCAAATGGAACAACATATCATGTGAAAGTACCATTCCATGTAAAACGGAATATTATGAATAACATACTATTCTAGTTAATATGACACTCATAAGACTAAATATACAGATACATACGTAACATATAtgtggtttgggtttagtgttcCACAAAATAATCGATATTTCTAGACCATGAACAATGGACCACAAAGACAGAAACCCCAAAGCAAGCATAACTTAGATTAACGACATCAGACGGAGGACCACACCAAAACACAAAGTGAGACAAATCAAATATTATCGCAAGTGCTACTATCCTACATGGAATGGTTTAATGGGATACGAATACTTACGCTGTTGTCAAagtagagaaacagagacaaagtAGAAAGCGAAAGAACTTACGCTGTTATCAAAGCTTTGAGAAAACTCTACtctttgaagttggagatgcCGGCGGTGTTACTCCCTTCCGCCGAAACCGTCGCGCAAAACCGAACCACCGACGCCCGGAAAGCCGAAGCCGATGAGAAGGGAAGATGACGGAGATGAAAAGTTGATTGCAGTGAGAGGCGAGCCGTAGGAGCAGAGAAGCGGCAGGGTTGTTTGGAATTCCAGAGAGAACCGACGAAGAAAGCGAGAAGGAGAAGGTGTGTGGAATGGGAGAACACACGATTTACTTTGGACAgtaaaagttataatttttttttctttttaattgtaGCAGGTTAGCCGGTGAAAGAGAAATGATAggatattattattatgtattatTGACGCCGTCTATATATCTGTTAGGTAAAAGTACTATAGAAtgagggtctgactggttcaaacgcatcGGTTGCGGTTGCagctgcgggcgtttgcggatgcgggtggttgcggtttctagcggttttaagagatttgtacgactggttctgcggttagaaattgatgCATTTGCGGGATATTTattgactggttaactaccaaatacagcagcggttaaataagaaattaacaatatttacattttatataattataaaaatatcaaaaatcataaatttttaataaatatgtaaattatattttcaaagttttatttttaaattttttaaattataaaaaatatttttactttaaaattttataatattaattaaaatataatagatatattttagtatttttataattctattttaaaaaatttattgaatattttatttttgtatttatatagtttaaaaaaaaataaaaaaaaattatccacccgcaaccgcaaatgctagctggaaccagcttttgattttaagaggttcggagcggtttaaagcgatttgtagcggtttgtatgattgttttgaaacgctgtcaaccgctaccaaccgcaaaagctgcgtttgcgggtggtagcggggaaaCCAGTCGAGCTCTGAATTACCTTTTTTTCATGTCTATAGCTCCCAATTTCCCTtcatagaaaaagaaaaaaaaaaaacgttttgggTGGAATCAATGGGTCCCCCAGAAAAATGATGctcttaataataaataatctgAAAAAGGATAATTGTCAACGCAATCACTGGGTCCCCCAGAAAAAGACGAAAACGGGTGGGTAAAACCCGAgcccgagagagagagagagagctggtTTAAAGGTTTTGTGTTGCACATTTGGTTTTGATTGCTTCATCGCCATAACTTACTCAATCCCTAATTCTATCACAAGATCAATCAGAGTGAGAAACCAGAATACGATTTGATCACCTTGCACGTACCTTACTTTGAGGTTAACGAATCCctccccctctctctctctctaaaagattctttttttttttctttttcaatttgTGATTGATTGCAAATGAGTTTTTagggttcttcttcttctacttctttcTGGTCACGTGTTTTCTCCCTCGTTGCGATTTACCTCTTTCACCCACGTATGTCCTTCTTCAACTtcgtttactttttttttattgttggtTCAAAgcttcaatttttaaaaaaaaaattaaagtcctTGAATTTCAACATGTTAGATTATTTTGCTAATCGAAGACCTAGTTCATCTTAGTAATCAACCAGCTGTGTTACTTTAATGATCTACAAACttgaaagttttgattttttttttattttattcacatgatcgttaatttgtatattttgaacttttttttatgtttctgaGTTTTCCAGTTTTGTGGTGATTTTGAAGAAATGGGGTTTTGCTTAATTCTTAAGAACAATATGGATACAGAGAGATAGATTTGTTGCTGCTCCTCAAATATATTAAAGCTTCTAAAAGGCTCCTAGGATTTGCTTAATGGAAACACCTATGCAAGGGTTTGCTTAAAAGCTGCATAACCCCCATGTCCTCTTGGATACATTAGCTGCTTCTGTTTTCTTGCAATCCTGTTTCTATAAGTCATGAATTGATGTTTGTGTGTACGATACAGTTATATAGCCTTCCTTTATTAtctctctctgaattttttccAACTCTTTCCATTGACAGAAACAAACGTTCTTGGATTGAGACAAAGTAAATGGATTTTAAAGGTATAACATGGGTTGGTAATGTCTACCACAAGTTTGAAGCAATGTGCTTAGAGGTTGAAGAGATCATCGTCCAGGTAACTGTAATCATTTGTCCACGGTGATTTAACCTCTTCTTTTTTAACTCTTTGGTTTGGTTCTTTATGGTTCTTAGGACACGGCTAAATACGTTGAGAGCCAAGTTCAGACGGTTGGAAACTCTCTCAAGAAGTTCTGTTCCGATGTGGTTCAAGATTTCCAACCCGATGAGACTCTGGATTCGGAGAAACAGTTACCCGTTTCTATCTTACATGAATACGCCCCTGTTTGCTCTTccttcaaaaagaaaagagatagCATGAACCAACAAACCAGAGATGTGAAGCAAGAACAAGAAGGGAAGAAGGATGTATTTGACGTGAAGTTCCGTGGCGTTGATGCAGATGATTACGATATCTGTACTTCTCCTAGGCAGTATAGTTACGGAAGTCCGTATAGAAGAACACAGCTCGGTCGCAAACAAGTCACACTGAAAGACTCGAGTAGTATATCATCAATGGTTCATAGAGCTCGTGTCAAACATGATGTTGGAACTGTGAAGTCAAGTGATCCTCCTCCAGGTGGAGTAGTAGCAAGACTCATTTCTAAAGACAAGTGTCAGAAAGGTGATAGAAGCAAAGGTCAACACGGTCTAAGAGTGGTTGATTCTGTTAGAAGCCATGAGTCAGAGCTTAGAACCAAAAATGACCACGGTCTTGGGGTGGCTGATTCTGTTAGGATCCAAGATTCAGAGATTCAACCATCTGTTGCCACAAGCTTACCTGCAGGTTCTGATGGTAAAATTTATGCTTTTCATCTCTCATATTCTTCTCTTTTGAACTATGGATTCCATAAACCAGACCTTCTTCGTTTATATTGAGCAATTAACATTACATAGGTTCTGTGTATCCTTTAGGCATTTGATAATTATGCGATTCCATTACATTGTTTGCTGCTTGCATTTAAAATGGAATGCACATGATTGGAAATAGCTCAAGCTTTGAATCATTTTAACATCATGATTATTGTTTTCTTCTATTCAGATTGCAGAAAGGAAACCGATGAAGACTCGACGCAAACTAAATTTGGGTCGAGTTCTGTCTCAGAGTCAGAGCAGAAAGCAGAGATTCTTCAACAGCTTAGTGGAAGATCAGTTGAAGAAAGCTGTATCATTGTGGATAGAGACGAATTGCATTGTGTTTTCTCTGACATGAAGGAGAATGACAAACACAAACCTTACAAGGTTCTTGTCTCTTTCTTTCATCTTTTCTTTGTTTCACGCTTGCATTTATCATCCACACAGGCCTTATAATAAACTGATTCTGCAGAAGATCAGGGACGCAATATCTTCAAGAATGAAGCAAAACAGAGAGAAAGAATACAAGCGACTTGCCCGTCAATGGTACGCAGAAGATGTTGAAAATGGTAGAGAATGTGGCGACAGTTCGAAACAGATTGAGGAAGATCAATCACCAGAAGAATCTGAATGGGAGTTCCtgtaaaaaaatgtttatggtTACACATATAATGTAAGTAAATTAAGCACCACTATCTTTGTATATAAAGAATGTATAAGCAAAACATAAGAAGCAGCTTAAAGCTATGAATCAAGGCCCTTTATCTTTTATCAAGTTCTTGTGTAACTTCTTTTTATGATTGAGTACACGTGTTTAATTAAATGTTTATGGGAGAAAGTCTTTCCCATTGTTGTATAATAATTATTTCTTCTTGTCTCGTCTCGACTCTCgtctattttatatttcaagATTGTTCCATATTTTTCCAGAAAAAAAGGTTGGTTCCATATGACTCGTTAATATCAAACACTTGTCATGTAACaataagtataaaatataaagaaagaCTAATATATATGAGATATGACTGCGAAATATAAACCATCTATATTTTATCTTCTTAAGATAAGACATGTGTTTCGGTTTGAAAGGTTAGTTCGGGTTTCAATTAATTTGGTTTACAAAAATGTTGCCGATTTAAACCAAATTttattcggtttggttttgtaTTTGGTTATGACATACAAATTTAATATACTACATACAAATTGTAAGTATATTAAATTTGTGGCCAAGACAGTATAGGTGTTAGGAATCATATACATACTGGTTTTGACAAGCTGATAAAAAAGAGAATCCATGACAGAATAAATTGTTTGCGTACAATTCTGTGCCAAACCTTATATTTAAATGATGTTATAAAAAGAGTTAGCTAACATATGGATACAAATAATGGTTAATTTGTTTCAAACTAATTTACGTACACAAAAATTTGACGTAATGACTTCTTTTAACaagtaaagaaaaataaatgtaCATCCATTTTCTTATAAGTAAATCAACTAATATCATTTGATGTAACAATCTTGTATTGTTACTacttaaatgaaaaaaatgtgCCGAATTATGGAGTGACAATAGTTCTGTACAGAACAAAGTTTCTAGTAGACGTTGTCCAAGAAAAAGTAGGACAAGTGCTTGTATTTGACtccatcaaaaaaaaaagcggATGCTTGGCTTGGCATGGACGTTCTGATCTCCAACTCCTGGTATTGGTGGACTCACACCGCGGGAATCCAGCCTTATGATCACATTAGTCAACGCTAAaccctttctctttctttctatttttccatttttcttcAAACGTTTTATATATGTGCTTGTTGTGGAATGTTCAATAATGGTTGGCAAGTGGGATTATACGAGGGAAGAAAACAAATTGTACAAAGACATGAACAGCTTCTAGCCTTTTACAAAGGACTATAAACATGGGCTGGATTAACCGTAACGTTGACCCTTCACACACTCAAGTCTTCTTTCAAGGTGCTTCTCCTATCCACTACTAGTAAGCTTTCTATATTTTCCATCTCCCTCCGTCTAAAAGTAACGGACTCTTACATCGAAAGCCGATAAATATTTGACATATACATTTTCGAAACATTAATTGTATTGTAAATCAGTGGAAGAGAGTGGAACGAGCCACTGAATTCATGCAAGGGCCAAGCCCAGTTGTTCATGGGACAAAGATATCCAGGAGGATTGCCCTTAGGTTGGGTTGTGGTGAACAAAGTGTTGAGCCGAATCAAAAAATCCGTCCGTATTTTCTTGATATCACATCTCGGAGTGTCGATAGGACGCACACCCAAGTCTCTACAATGGTATATATTCCCAAGGCCCAAGGGTCTCGATTGTAGCCATTGGTGTCTCCTGACACTTGGAACCTGCTTCTTTACTTCATAGTTCTCTTTTTATATAGCTTCAACCGGTAACCattaaagaaatataaaaaataaaaattaaaaaaataaaaaaagaataaaataaaaagaacaaagtaTTTAATGTAAATGAATGTTAAAGAATTagaaataacaaatatttttcgTAAATAGTGTAAATTGTAGATAATGATAAGAAATTCACTATTCACACTCACCAGGTCACCAtttaaaacttgttttttttaccattctataattttgatattcttccctttttatttttatttttatttttaatataattaaaatttatattagttacactatatatataggaataattgttgtattattttcttttattttctaaccCAGTATAACGTGCGTATATACACTTTAAAGCCTTCAACATAAGGCAAAACTTATGTGAATGTTGTGTATTCAAGACCAATACTTCACGCATTAATTATCCAAACATTTTTGAAAACTCCAACAAATTTTACAAGGCCACAAAGAGGAGCGGGGGAGGAAGATTGGATTCAGAAAGAAAAGTGAAAATGGTGGAAGATATCGCTAAGAGATGGAAGGAGTTGAGCGGCAATAGCAAATGGAAAGACCTGCTTGATCCTCTTGACTTGGATCTACGCCGTTACATCCTCCACTACGGCCACATGGTTGAAGTCGGGTACATCACCTTCAATTGTGGCCGCCTGTCCAAATACGTAGGAGATAGCTGCTACACCAAGGAAGAGCTCTTTGCTCGTACCGGCTACCTTAAAGACAACCCTTTCAGGTGAAAACTTATCTACTTGTATCATACGGTTTGAGGAATTTCGGTTAAATTTATATTCCTATACCTCTATATAAAACATGTCCAGGTACGAGGTGACTAAGTTCATATATGGAACATCGTCGATAAAGTTACCAGAATGTTTCATGATCAACTCATGGTCAAGGGAAGCATGGAACAAAGAGTCTAACTGGTTAGGTTATGTCGCGGTGGCTACAGACGAGTGCAAGGAGTTGTTAGGGAGAAGAGACATTGTTGTAGCATGGCGAGGGACTATTCAACTGTACGAGTGGGCTAACGATTTTGATTTCCCACTTGAATCAGCTATCTCGGTTTTACCTCGAGCTGACCCGAGTGACCCACCTCGCATTGCCAGTGGTTGGCTGTCTCTTTATACAACCGCTGATCCACGCTCACGTTTTGACAAAACCAGTGCACGAGAACAGgtctctcaaaaaaaaaacatgtctcTTACTAACCTCCCATAGGACTTTAGGAGCGTTTCATTAAACTTTGGTTACTAATTATCATCGCTGGTTTCATTATATAATcttgaaaaatataaagaaaatatgtaATTTTGGTTTATTACTTGTATTCCCATTGGTTTGATTTTCAGGTTCAAGGAGAGCTCAAAAGGTTACTCGAATTGTACAAACATGAAGAAGTTAGCATCACCTTAACAGGCCATAGCTTGGGAGCAGTTCTCTCAATTCTGCCAGCCACAGACTTTCTCCATAACGAATGGCCAAAGACCACACCAAGTCTTCAAGACAGGCTCTCTTGTGTCACGGTTTTCGCTTTCGGAAGCCCCCGCGTCGGTGACCGCAACTTCAAAACACTCGTGGAGTCTCTAAAAAAACTCAACATCTTGAGAGTAGCAAATGTCCCTGATCTCATCCCGCATTACCCGCTGTTCAGGTTCACAGATGTTGGGGAGGAGCTCCATATCAACACATTGAAAGCAGAGTACCTGAAACGGTCTCTAAGCCTAGCGCATTTCCATAACCTCAAGGCGTACTTGCAAGGCGTGGAGGGGACGCAACACAATCAATCGGAACTCAAGCTGGAGCAGCTGGTTAAAAATGGTTTAGATGCTCTTGAAGATAAGTACATAGTCCCTGGGGATTCGTGGGTTCTTGAGAACAAAGGGATGGCTAAAACTCATGATGGGACATGGATTCTCAATTGCGATATGGCAAAGGAGGacgaaaacgaagaagaagacaaatgtGAATTACCATGGATATAATAACTATAAAAAATGCTGcttattttcaaaacaaaagcaATAAAATCTGAGGCGCCAAATCTTGGAATTTTCAATAGTACATTTAAGCAATAAAAAGATAGAATTTGTGACTAGGGAAGTGGATTATTAATGTacacggaagaagaagaagatcaacaaGGTATCGGTTATGTGAACCACTCCATAACatgaaatgtttttttgatCATCGTCCCTAATGCGATCTCCACTTGTATAGTCACGCATAAGCAACAAGGACATATGCATTGATAACAACAATTAATCTGCGTAAAAAGGATTACCAGAATTAGAAGCAAATTGATGAATCTATACACGCAAGAGATCGAATTTCAAATATAAAGAAATCGTGAAATCTATTAAACTTAGGTTTATCATGGGCCATGACAAAATGAATTGATAATTAATAGGTTGGTGATAAGtgtttatatattaattcattAGTTCTTCCTagagttttcattcataaaCTTCTAATGATGACAAGTATCGGGCCCATTTTCTGAATGAGTAATAGCCTCCAATATTTTTTCTCATGAGTCAATCATATCTTCCAATTATTTtctcataaaatataaatattttaaatttgcaaaaaaaataaatattatatatatatatataaataaatattttcaaatgaCCACATGTCCACATCACGTTTGTACTTTGTACAAAGAATATTTCACTAATGCGAgtagtttttgttgttgtcgTCAATAGCATGCATTATACATGTTATTTAAACTGAAAGTTTATACGTCCAAAGTCGGTTTTATTGAATCCAGACATACAttcttttgagaatttttttccTACAAATGTATCTACTTACCACTCTTGTCGTCATATTTAGGTCATCAAaattaatattctttttttttgggtgcaaCATCAAAATAAACGTTCTATGGTTTCAACGGGTGGCTAATATGAGGATGTCAAGTCTAGAGttgataaataaatacattCAAATGATGTCAACAGTACATATATACGTAGACATATGCGTGCGCGGCGAGAATAATCTTTTTGTTGgtgaatatgttttttttttttgctaaatttgtTGGTGATGAATATGCTAATTTGTCAAGTTGATAGTTTACCACTGAACCTCTGAAAATGTCTACCACTACAGTAGTTTATGCCGGTGAAATgcagtttttattttctctttttgaACCCACCGGTGAATTACAGTTTGTTTTTTTAACACCGTTAGTCTTGTTTATTATCACTCactttacatatataattcgtaGTTGATGACAACATTTCTTAAGCAAACATGCGATCTTCTAACCTTAAAGTATGTATTCTCCAATTAAATTTCACAATAGCTAAATGAATAAATCCGCTACATATTGATTTTTTACAAGACCAGCTCGGGTTGGCTCTGTCTCGTTTAGAAAATGTTAGATAATAGGATCAAGCTAATAGCATACACAAACAGTTGGTTACAACATGCTCGTATTCTTTTCTAAAgtgatataaataaaatataaatgatttctTGGAGTATATCTTGAATCTTGATATCACAAGTATATCATTCATGTAAGTTTAGAAAAATATTGGATGTCACCGGTTCTTAcgatttttttagttaatttatgaATTTAAGTGAACATGCCATcatacttatcaaaaaaagAAGCGCACATGCCATAACAtcacaaaaaaatcattttgatcATATGTATTTCCAAGTGCTATAATTTTACTCATTATACTTAACTAGCCTACCTTTATTTTTCCCCCATAGACGAAAAGTAAAACTCTCACGGAAAACACCGGGGTGTATTATTTATAGCCAATTGCTGTTACATAAAAGGTAACTCATTGGAGACACACGAAAACATACATAGTAAAAGTTTGATGTATAAATAAGGAGGTACAAGGATACCAAAACCTTGATACAACAAAATTGTACGTAAGATTTATGATgaggaaaaaagaaagaaagcatAATAGCGATATTCAAATGACTTGCATGGATCAGTCACAATTATTTGTGCTTTAACTTCGGGTGAAGTGTACATATTCGTAAGGGCCATTCAGTGATGATGTTGCGGGTCAGGTCCTCCCGGTGAAACCCTGTCCGAATTCACTAGAAATCTCCTCTCGTTATGACCTTTGAACTTGGAGAGATCAAACCCGAGCTCCCGTAGCAGAACATGACTATCCATAGTGCCCATGTTTGCAACTCGATCATCATGGAGGATTCGAGCCTGAGTACTAAAGATTGGTGATGCAAATATGACTAAGAGTATGATAAGAGTTTTCTTAAGAATTAAATTCGCCATAACAGGTGATTAAGGAGAAAAGGTAAATTGTGGAGTTTGCGAGAGATCGAGAAAGAGATATGCAAAATGAGATGAAGCTGAGAGAGTATGATGATTTGTGTGCAATGAGACTTttctatttatagataaaatTAGAGAGGCAAAATATGATGAAGATGTTAAGGATTGAGTAGGTTGGGTCAGTGGAGAGAACATGATGGGATCCACAACAAAAATGAAAGCCAAATCTgagtcatatttttgtattataaAACTCATGCACGGACACACAAAAGCACTAATTACGATACAGGTTATTCAACTGACCCAACGATCGAACTTCTCAGGTGAACATCTATATTTGAGGGACCATTAGGAATTTACTTTACATGTATGGTTGATTAAGGATTTAAAAAGTTGGACATAAgttttttttgccaaatatgTGAATGTCATATTAAAATGATGCTAGTTTGTAATGTAGAACTAGTTAGAGTCAACTAAAACAAGTTTGAGTCTACGGGATTTTTTGACCAAAGTGCAATGTAGACAGCCTCGTACGCATGCCCGAGCCACGCGCATTAGGTGATCAAAAGCTTTGTTTTCTTGTGTCCAAGGATAGCATCATGGTTGAATCGATCCAACTGCTTGAAAATTCCTTCTGGTGACAGAGCAGTGCCATTGTGTAGTCTTCTATTTCGATTTGCCCGCAAACTATTAAGGTTTACTATAGTATAATATAAAATGTCAACTAGTCCAGATTCTCATGCGAGACTACTCCATGTTATAGCCCTCTATATGCTTTAGACTATATATAGGCTCCGACTGGTGACATGTTGTATTAGAGTTGATTTACAATAAAAGTTACAATCCGATGTAACTTGCAGTAAAAATTATGTGGTAAAAACTGCAGATTTATGTAGTGAGTTCGCAGTAAAAATAtgagttattattttttaaaataatcgaCTGGTAATACTTTCGATGTATAAAttgtagtattttttatttcaaaaaataacatttatggTAGATTTAACAAAATAgactgaaaatataaaatatataataaaaatattatagaaatatacttcgatatatatatatatatattataggaaaggtatttatatattttcataattttgtatataaaattttgagttaCCAAACAtagttaacaattttttttaaataataattaatttcaaataagaaaatctataaaaaaaagtttgactAACTAGTGCATAATTACGTGATTTTTTACAATGGTTTGGTAAGTGAAGGAAAGTAAACTGAGAAATGATTACCATgcaattaatatattaaactgttaaaaaaattaaaagtaaccGTAATAATccgtagaaaacaaaataactaCCACATCAACTTCTAATACATACAAAATGGCTTGATGTtgattaattatttgatttaccAATTTTACAAAAGAGATAACTCAAAATTGTACCTCAATGATAACACATGATAACTCAAACACaaactcaaaaaataaaaaattaatcatgattggtaacatttttgagtTATGGACATAAATCAAACTTAATCATTTGTAACTCATGTCACCAATCAAAGCCATAGATACTAGATTTTTcacccgcacatccgtgcgggtagatttttattttataaatatataacggaTATCATCACAAAACtttaaaagatatttacattttagtgttatatattgtgtaaatttATAATGTTATTGGGTATGTTTTttattcgatattattaatgtataatgatttgttttatattttttactttattattaattgttattatatattaatatattttcgagtttggtaaaataaacttatagtatgaaataaaaaaattgagaatctctttcattttttataatttttacacACTGAAtacaattcattttaaaattttatttagttatactataaaactgatatttttttagcataatttatatttctatgttatttattttagtatattgtgagattttataagtaaatacattataataatactatagtattaattatgaaaacaaTCTCtccattaatttaaaattaatttaaaaatattttaaaaatttattaagattttgttaagttttttcaacatattttgttataagtaaaaataaaatttaaatttacagttaaaatttatttattaatatctacaaaatttataagattttttagaaatgttatatattaaatagattaacttaaatagtcaaataaatgtaattgatgaaatagacctagtataaatttttatggtatttcttttaataaagaagatatagaatatgattataaatagaatacacttttattttatttttttataataaaattttatttaaattaatgtataatcttctctattaaaagagaagtaccatttttatctaccataaaaaagTCATACTAGCCTTATTAGGTctatttcattaattacatttatttaatattaatctattcaatatataaagatattaataataaatcaatgttaactgtaaatttaaattttatttttagttataacaaaatgttgagaaaaaatctaacaaaatttttctaaaaatttaaaataatttatttaaattaataccatttattaatttcgtaattaataatatatactattatacaaatatttaaattaataccatttattaatttcgtaattaatatatatatactatatattttccAAATCATCAATTTGGTTTTGCTATTTATTGTTGATATTCGTCAACGGTTTTCACAA is drawn from Brassica rapa cultivar Chiifu-401-42 chromosome A05, CAAS_Brap_v3.01, whole genome shotgun sequence and contains these coding sequences:
- the LOC103867913 gene encoding uncharacterized protein LOC103867913 isoform X2, whose amino-acid sequence is MDFKGITWVGNVYHKFEAMCLEVEEIIVQDTAKYVESQVQTVGNSLKKFCSDVVQDFQPDETLDSEKQLPVSILHEYAPVCSSFKKKRDSMNQQTRDVKQEQEGKKDVFDVKFRGVDADDYDICTSPRQYSYGSPYRRTQLGRKQVTLKDSSSISSMVHRARVKHDVGTVKSSDPPPGGVVARLISKDKCQKGDRSKGQHGLRVVDSVRSHESELRTKNDHGLGVADSVRIQDSEIQPSVATSLPAGSDDCRKETDEDSTQTKFGSSSVSESEQKAEILQQLSGRSVEESCIIVDRDELHCVFSDMKENDKHKPYKIRDAISSRMKQNREKEYKRLARQWYAEDVENGRECGDSSKQIEEDQSPEESEWEFL
- the LOC103867913 gene encoding uncharacterized protein LOC103867913 isoform X1; the encoded protein is MDFKGITWVGNVYHKFEAMCLEVEEIIVQDTAKYVESQVQTVGNSLKKFCSDVVQDFQPDETLDSEKQLPVSILHEYAPVCSSFKKKRDSMNQQTRDVKQEQEGKKDVFDVKFRGVDADDYDICTSPRQYSYGSPYRRTQLGRKQVTLKDSSSISSMVHRARVKHDVGTVKSSDPPPGGVVARLISKDKCQKGDRSKGQHGLRVVDSVRSHESELRTKNDHGLGVADSVRIQDSEIQPSVATSLPAGSDDCRKETDEDSTQTKFGSSSVSESEQKAEILQQLSGRSVEESCIIVDRDELHCVFSDMKENDKHKPYKKIRDAISSRMKQNREKEYKRLARQWYAEDVENGRECGDSSKQIEEDQSPEESEWEFL
- the LOC103868239 gene encoding phospholipase A1-IIbeta-like, which translates into the protein MVEDIAKRWKELSGNSKWKDLLDPLDLDLRRYILHYGHMVEVGYITFNCGRLSKYVGDSCYTKEELFARTGYLKDNPFRYEVTKFIYGTSSIKLPECFMINSWSREAWNKESNWLGYVAVATDECKELLGRRDIVVAWRGTIQLYEWANDFDFPLESAISVLPRADPSDPPRIASGWLSLYTTADPRSRFDKTSAREQVQGELKRLLELYKHEEVSITLTGHSLGAVLSILPATDFLHNEWPKTTPSLQDRLSCVTVFAFGSPRVGDRNFKTLVESLKKLNILRVANVPDLIPHYPLFRFTDVGEELHINTLKAEYLKRSLSLAHFHNLKAYLQGVEGTQHNQSELKLEQLVKNGLDALEDKYIVPGDSWVLENKGMAKTHDGTWILNCDMAKEDENEEEDKCELPWI
- the LOC103867914 gene encoding CLAVATA3/ESR (CLE)-related protein 5-like; amino-acid sequence: MANLILKKTLIILLVIFASPIFSTQARILHDDRVANMGTMDSHVLLRELGFDLSKFKGHNERRFLVNSDRVSPGGPDPQHHH